A portion of the Oreochromis niloticus isolate F11D_XX linkage group LG10, O_niloticus_UMD_NMBU, whole genome shotgun sequence genome contains these proteins:
- the LOC109203896 gene encoding uncharacterized protein LOC109203896 codes for MTLEKYSDVIMEMAKQGLSSEIISERLSYEHGEVRGFSARNVRKFCAEQITSCRLSDTRLELEVTQAINEVGPTYGRKMMKGYLSTKGVHAAEGRIGSILREVHQPYHEARRQGARNLNPTPYHAECMGHKVHLDQNEKLVMFGVTHVLAVDGFSKKIVSHSTMPIKNNLSIYEYVFRPAVITYGMWDQVRVDHGKEFYLTLFMQEMLSHHRFNQERLPYLQTSSTRNHTVERIWPEINNRVNYPLKTALLQLMDQEEIDMEDNLVRYCVSNLTCQLCNIGLASVVESWNAHRIPGKGIPNHFAEHGCKRRISPELLPNALEAADLYRQHLGSALKEYSTFGVDPFTTEQDKLRTESHFAEKYPDISHLFFRAVNGDFMPYKEALLCLINITQRNV; via the exons ATGACGTTGGAAAAATACTCAGACGTGATCATGGAGATGGCAAAACAAGGCCTGTCATCGGAAATTATATCAGAGCGTCTGTCATATGAACACGGGGAAGTGAGAGGATTTTCTGCGAGAAATGTTAGAAAGTTTTGTGCTGAGCAAATCACTAGCTGTCGACTCTCGGACACACGGTTGGAGCTTGAGGTGACACAAGCTATAAATGAG gtgGGCCCAACATATGGCCGCAAAATGATGAAGGGCTATCTGTCCACAAAAGGGGTACATGCTGCAGAGGGACGAATTGGGTCAATTTTAAGAGAGGTGCATCAACCTTATCATGAAGCAAGACGCCAG GGAGCTCGGAATCTTAATCCCACACCGTACCATGCTGAATGCATGGGGCACAAGGTTCACCTGGACCAAAACGAGAAACTTGTAATGTTTGGAGTCACCCATGTTTTAGCTGTAGATGGATTCAGTAAAAAGATTGTGAGTCATTCCACAATGCCAATCAAAAACAACTTGAGCATCTATGAATATGTTTTCAG ACCTGCAGTGATCACCTATGGTATGTGGGACCAGGTGCGAGTAGACCATGGAAAGGAATTTTATTTAACACTGTTCATGCAAGAGATGCTGTCACATCATCGCTTCAATCAGGAGAGACTGCCTTATTTACAGACCTCATCCACAAGA AACCACACAGTTGAAAGGATTTGGCCTGAAATCAACAACCGTGTCAACTACCCACTAAAAACTGCCCTACTCCAGCTGATGGACCAGGAGGAGATAGATATGGAGGATAACCTTGTGCGATACTGTGTGTCCAATCTAACCTGTCAGCTGTGTAACATTGGTCTTGCAAGTGTGGTAGAATCATGGAATGCTCATAGAAtcccag GAAAAGGCATACCAAATCACTTTGCAGAACATGGGTGTAAAAGAAGAATTTCTCCAGAGCTCTTGCCAAATGCACTTGAAGCAGCAGACCTTTACAGGCAGCACTTGGGATCTGCACTCAAAGAATATTCGACTTTTGGAGTTGATCCCTTCACAACCGAACAGGACAAACTTAGAACAGAgagtcattttgcagaaaaatatCCTGAtatttcacatttgttttttagagccgTAAATGGTGACTTTATGCCATACAAAGAAGCTCTGCTCTGTCTCATAAACATAACTCAGAGAAATGTATGA
- the LOC109203897 gene encoding uncharacterized protein LOC109203897 isoform X1, with translation MSETGSTSSARFFMARAHRPPHKRSTALKLHWNKQRMDHYVVFRKTKRVTLRDEDMTAEKLGRIFQVSAHTLYITDDSNVAMFPGAVSGVFSALDLTPRGHYEVHGEDMESIPTAGSSGQRFAFMRAPAVAASAPSRSQQATSSSPMSSKTFQRSVYFADVVGGRLIPNRMVVVRFLESEATLQGIVGKVQDAIGNYNPIILTDAQGNAILESEGTTGSQYWRQNARKILAVPEQDFNCLQGTKRKKLSSRKDDDSASLGEVSDKIEELVLASQSLPAVTAAIKELTDLAVAQKVTTPKLQTLKEGFSCVVCMNIIEDPVFSLCCRSIIGCKTCVEQWQETSQHCAKCRESNNGVLQITGLTAAFSVLKSFFAEE, from the exons ATGTCTGAAACGGGAAGTACTTCTTCTGCGCGTTTTTTTATGGCGCGCGCACACCGTCCCCCACACAAGAGATCGACGGCCTTAAAGTTACACTGGAATAAACAGAGGATGGACCATTACGTTGTTTTTAGGAAAACTAAGAGAGTGACACTCCGGGACGAAGACATGACTGCAGAAAAACTGGGTCGCATCTTTCAG GTATCCGCGCATACTCTGTACATCACGGATGATTCAAACGTGGCTATGTTCCCCGGTGCGGTCTCTGGTGTTTTCAGCGCATTAGACCTTACACCCAGAGGTCACTATGAAGTCCACGGAGAAGACATGGAGTCAATTCCAACAGCAGGTTCCAGCGGGCAGCGTTTTGCATTTATGCGAGCACCAGCTGTGGCAGCGTCTGCACCTTCACGTTCACAGCAGGCTACTTCAAGTTCCCCTATGTCCTCCAAAACATTTCAGAG atCAGTGTACTTTGCAGATGTAGTTGGTGGGAGGTTGATTCCCAATAGAATGGTGGTTGTACGATTCCTGGAGTCTGAGGCTACGCTTCAAGGGATAGTAGGAAAAGTGCAAGATGCCATTGGTAATTACAACCCAATAATTTTGACAGATGCACAGGGCAATGCAATTCTGGAGTCGGAGGGCACAACAG GGTCACagtactggagacaaaatgCACGAAAAATTCTTGCTGTGCCTGAACAAGACTTTAATTGCCTCCAGggaacaaagaggaagaaactgag CAGCCGTAAAGATGATGACAGTGCCAGTTTGGGAGAAGTGAGTGACAAAATAGAAGAGTTGGTGTTGGCATCTCAAAGTCTGCCAGCTGTCACAGCAGCAATCAAAGAGCTCACTGATCTTGCAGTTGCCCAGAAAGTCACAACCCCCAAGCTGCAGACACTCAAGGAGGGATTTAGCTGCGTGGTTTGTATGA ACATCATTGAGGATCCAGTGTTCTCACTGTGCTGCAGAAGCATTATTGGCTGCAAGACATGTGTGGAACAGTGGCAAGAGACatcacagcactgtgcaaaatgcAGGGAGAGTAACAACGGAGTTCTACAAATTACTGGTCTAACAGCTGCATTTTCTGTATTGAAATCTTTTTTTGCAGAGGAGTAA
- the LOC109203897 gene encoding uncharacterized protein LOC109203897 isoform X2 — MSETGSTSSARFFMARAHRPPHKRSTALKLHWNKQRMDHYVVFRKTKRVTLRDEDMTAEKLGRIFQVSAHTLYITDDSNVAMFPGAVSGVFSALDLTPRGHYEVHGEDMESIPTAGSSGQRFAFMRAPAVAASAPSRSQQATSSSPMSSKTFQRSVYFADVVGGRLIPNRMVVVRFLESEATLQGIVGKVQDAIGNYNPIILTDAQGNAILESEGTTGSQYWRQNARKILAVPEQDFNCLQGTKRKKLSSRKDDDSASLGEVSDKIEELVLASQSLPAVTAAIKELTDLAVAQKVTTPKLQTLKEGFSCVTSLRIQCSHCAAEALLAARHVWNSGKRHHSTVQNAGRVTTEFYKLLV; from the exons ATGTCTGAAACGGGAAGTACTTCTTCTGCGCGTTTTTTTATGGCGCGCGCACACCGTCCCCCACACAAGAGATCGACGGCCTTAAAGTTACACTGGAATAAACAGAGGATGGACCATTACGTTGTTTTTAGGAAAACTAAGAGAGTGACACTCCGGGACGAAGACATGACTGCAGAAAAACTGGGTCGCATCTTTCAG GTATCCGCGCATACTCTGTACATCACGGATGATTCAAACGTGGCTATGTTCCCCGGTGCGGTCTCTGGTGTTTTCAGCGCATTAGACCTTACACCCAGAGGTCACTATGAAGTCCACGGAGAAGACATGGAGTCAATTCCAACAGCAGGTTCCAGCGGGCAGCGTTTTGCATTTATGCGAGCACCAGCTGTGGCAGCGTCTGCACCTTCACGTTCACAGCAGGCTACTTCAAGTTCCCCTATGTCCTCCAAAACATTTCAGAG atCAGTGTACTTTGCAGATGTAGTTGGTGGGAGGTTGATTCCCAATAGAATGGTGGTTGTACGATTCCTGGAGTCTGAGGCTACGCTTCAAGGGATAGTAGGAAAAGTGCAAGATGCCATTGGTAATTACAACCCAATAATTTTGACAGATGCACAGGGCAATGCAATTCTGGAGTCGGAGGGCACAACAG GGTCACagtactggagacaaaatgCACGAAAAATTCTTGCTGTGCCTGAACAAGACTTTAATTGCCTCCAGggaacaaagaggaagaaactgag CAGCCGTAAAGATGATGACAGTGCCAGTTTGGGAGAAGTGAGTGACAAAATAGAAGAGTTGGTGTTGGCATCTCAAAGTCTGCCAGCTGTCACAGCAGCAATCAAAGAGCTCACTGATCTTGCAGTTGCCCAGAAAGTCACAACCCCCAAGCTGCAGACACTCAAGGAGGGATTTAGCTGCGTG ACATCATTGAGGATCCAGTGTTCTCACTGTGCTGCAGAAGCATTATTGGCTGCAAGACATGTGTGGAACAGTGGCAAGAGACatcacagcactgtgcaaaatgcAGGGAGAGTAACAACGGAGTTCTACAAATTACTGGTCTAA